A stretch of the Gammaproteobacteria bacterium genome encodes the following:
- a CDS encoding AAA family ATPase has product MARFKDAEPILAAVERWKHRCLLGGRSLFTDRALWTRSNFQELQSVYVENLDDTSGGDSFVEKLERQLQSASPDAKCLWAEMTWVYRLIQASGSMGSSRKRATIIQVWEWSGREFPEDHELMSDAVLGAGVVNPGTAYNTRAWAEFRFFVVAMLDWYSLKQNQRQALLDDPWGFASWLDGTKYAPNRMFRHAMVFLLFPDEFQDVLSTKGKREIVSGLHQGDRIDTSNPVEIDRALLTIRQRLEEERGWFRFYDPQIKALWQRPSARKARRKATEPATMEANDLERIQEATYTDTQALQDLFIDPGHFTRLVKSIKSGKNLILQGPPGTGKTFIARRIAWCIIGRKDNGPIGMVQFHQSYAYEDFVEGFRPTKGGGFDLKPGVFRRFCERARANPKIPYVFIIDEINRGNLSRIFGELLMLIEADKRSEDYAVTLPYSDTQFHVPGNVHLLGMMNTADRSLALVDYALRRRFAFETLEPAYGTEYGRDAFEKHLAAKGADPSLARRICDRMAKLNEKIANDKELGRGFRIGHSYFVPGDGDAPSEDWYGHVVDTQIAPLLREYWFDAAEDVERDVARLTGDARP; this is encoded by the coding sequence TTGGCCCGATTCAAGGACGCCGAACCGATTCTCGCCGCAGTTGAGCGCTGGAAGCACCGATGCCTTCTCGGCGGGCGGTCCCTATTCACTGACCGCGCTCTCTGGACTCGCTCCAACTTCCAGGAACTCCAATCGGTCTACGTCGAGAACCTCGACGACACGTCGGGGGGGGACTCTTTTGTCGAGAAGCTGGAGCGCCAACTGCAATCCGCCTCGCCCGACGCCAAGTGCCTCTGGGCCGAGATGACATGGGTGTACCGCCTGATCCAGGCTTCAGGGTCCATGGGCTCAAGCAGGAAGCGAGCGACGATCATTCAGGTCTGGGAATGGTCTGGGCGGGAGTTCCCGGAAGACCACGAACTGATGAGCGACGCCGTGCTCGGGGCGGGAGTCGTCAACCCGGGCACCGCCTACAACACGCGTGCATGGGCCGAGTTCCGTTTCTTCGTGGTCGCGATGCTCGATTGGTACTCATTGAAGCAGAATCAGCGCCAAGCCCTCCTCGACGATCCGTGGGGTTTCGCGTCATGGCTCGACGGCACCAAGTATGCCCCGAATCGCATGTTCCGACACGCAATGGTGTTCCTGCTCTTCCCCGACGAGTTCCAGGACGTCCTTTCCACCAAGGGGAAGAGAGAGATTGTCAGCGGCCTGCATCAAGGCGACCGGATCGACACCTCCAACCCAGTCGAGATCGACCGGGCGCTGCTTACGATCCGTCAGCGGCTGGAGGAGGAACGTGGGTGGTTTCGGTTCTACGATCCCCAGATCAAGGCCCTTTGGCAACGCCCATCGGCCCGCAAGGCAAGGAGAAAGGCGACGGAGCCCGCGACGATGGAGGCAAACGATCTAGAGCGGATCCAAGAGGCGACGTACACGGACACGCAAGCCCTGCAAGACCTCTTCATCGATCCCGGCCACTTCACCCGCCTGGTGAAGTCCATCAAGTCCGGCAAGAACCTGATCCTCCAAGGGCCGCCCGGCACCGGGAAGACCTTCATCGCGCGCCGAATCGCATGGTGCATCATCGGCCGCAAGGACAATGGTCCTATCGGAATGGTCCAGTTCCACCAGTCCTACGCCTACGAGGATTTCGTGGAAGGCTTCCGGCCCACCAAGGGGGGAGGCTTCGACCTGAAGCCCGGCGTCTTCCGGCGCTTCTGCGAACGGGCGCGCGCCAACCCGAAAATCCCCTACGTCTTCATCATCGACGAGATCAACCGCGGCAACCTGTCGCGTATCTTCGGCGAACTCCTGATGCTGATCGAGGCCGACAAGCGCAGCGAAGACTACGCCGTCACGCTGCCCTACTCCGACACGCAGTTCCACGTCCCCGGCAACGTCCACCTGCTTGGCATGATGAACACCGCCGACCGCTCGTTGGCCTTGGTCGATTACGCGCTTCGCCGCCGATTCGCCTTCGAGACGCTGGAGCCTGCCTACGGGACGGAGTACGGCCGGGATGCGTTCGAGAAACACCTCGCGGCCAAGGGCGCAGATCCGAGCCTGGCGCGCCGCATCTGCGACCGGATGGCCAAGCTCAACGAGAAGATCGCAAACGACAAGGAACTCGGCCGGGGCTTTCGGATCGGCCACAGCTACTTCGTTCCCGGCGATGGCGACGCGCCCTCGGAGGATTGGTACGGGCACGTCGTAGACACCCAGATCGCTCCGCTCTTACGGGAATACTGGTTCGATGCGGCGGAAG